The Nitrososphaerota archaeon genome has a segment encoding these proteins:
- a CDS encoding DUF359 domain-containing protein, which translates to MAKLHRITRKVRSRLKRPLGTIIEAERPSINDVNSLIAESTVVASVGDATTENLIRLGVIPAVQIVDGREKRKARKLPEKAQKTLLKVKNPASTISSDAIDIIEKSFSLPQPVRILVDGEEDLLALPLVAKCPEGSVVFYGQPKRGLVAIKVNSRKKREALSILKEIGVKK; encoded by the coding sequence TTGGCAAAACTGCATCGGATAACTAGGAAAGTGCGTTCAAGGCTCAAGAGACCGCTAGGAACCATAATTGAAGCAGAGCGTCCTAGCATTAATGATGTGAACTCTCTGATTGCAGAGAGCACGGTTGTAGCGTCCGTTGGGGATGCAACTACGGAGAACCTGATAAGGCTGGGCGTGATACCAGCAGTCCAGATAGTTGATGGCAGGGAGAAAAGAAAAGCAAGAAAGCTTCCAGAAAAGGCGCAGAAGACCCTTCTGAAGGTCAAGAATCCTGCAAGCACGATAAGCAGCGATGCGATAGACATCATCGAAAAATCATTTTCTCTACCCCAGCCTGTAAGAATACTCGTGGATGGGGAGGAGGATTTGCTGGCTCTGCCTCTTGTTGCCAAATGCCCAGAAGGAAGCGTTGTATTTTATGGCCAGCCGAAAAGAGGTCTTGTGGCAATCAAAGTAAATAGCAGGAAGAAGCGGGAAGCACTTTCAATCCTGAAGGAGATCGGAGTGAAAAAGTAA
- a CDS encoding LLM class flavin-dependent oxidoreductase yields MVRVGLVHSNNGIYVDSDIVIRIAMIADELGFDSLLSWDHFMLPWSNRTFDVWSLLSFLAAKTEKIKLGTCVTPLPFRHPALLAKIVSSVDFLSKSRVILGVGAGWHKPEFDGYSKWDSDRTRVAKTKEALEIIHGLWTKGRLSYQGEYYKIENAVLDPKPVRNIPMWFGVQGRKMLSLASKYGAGWIPVMISPRQYAKLKGTLEDQLKTNKRADGFVYALFQYVESDLNKTRKVLEEYERSGCRYFSLGYTRNTLGFIAWLEKFGKDLVSSYA; encoded by the coding sequence TTGGTAAGAGTAGGCCTTGTCCATAGTAACAATGGTATATATGTCGACAGTGACATCGTCATCAGAATTGCGATGATTGCTGATGAACTTGGCTTCGATTCCCTGCTCTCTTGGGATCATTTCATGCTACCGTGGAGCAATAGAACCTTTGATGTCTGGTCGCTGCTGAGCTTTCTGGCTGCAAAGACCGAAAAGATAAAGTTAGGAACGTGCGTCACTCCATTGCCATTCAGGCACCCTGCCTTGCTGGCTAAGATTGTTTCCAGTGTTGACTTTCTTTCGAAGAGTAGAGTAATTCTGGGGGTCGGTGCTGGATGGCACAAACCAGAATTTGATGGCTATTCAAAATGGGATAGTGATAGGACAAGGGTTGCAAAGACCAAGGAAGCCTTGGAGATAATACATGGGTTGTGGACTAAGGGCAGGCTCTCCTATCAAGGCGAGTATTACAAGATTGAAAATGCAGTTCTTGACCCAAAACCCGTACGGAACATTCCTATGTGGTTCGGTGTACAAGGCAGAAAGATGCTATCTTTAGCTTCCAAATATGGCGCTGGTTGGATTCCAGTAATGATCTCGCCAAGGCAATACGCAAAACTTAAGGGAACTCTTGAAGATCAGTTGAAAACTAATAAGAGGGCTGATGGTTTTGTTTATGCCTTGTTTCAATACGTAGAATCAGATTTGAATAAGACTAGGAAGGTTCTGGAGGAATATGAAAGAAGTGGTTGCAGATATTTCTCGCTTGGATATACTCGAAACACGCTAGGCTTTATAGCTTGGCTGGAGAAGTTTGGCAAGGATTTGGTAAGCTCGTATGCGTAA